Genomic DNA from Peribacillus sp. FSL H8-0477:
CAATTTCTTGCACGGAACCAAAGTCACCTTTTGAAGCAGCTGGGAAGCCTGCTTCAATGATATCAACACCTAAGCGTTCTAACTGAAAGGCGATCTCTAATTTTTCCGAGTAATTTAGATTGATACCAGCGGATTGCTCGCCGTCTCTAAGTGTCGTATCGAAAATATTAATTTTTCGCAACAGTCACCACTTCTTTCTTAGTTTGTTGTTGTTTAACAAATGGCATCATTTTACGTAGTTCACGACCTACCACTTCGATTGGATGTTGATTTTCTCTTTGGTTCACAGCGTTAAAGACAGGTCGGTTAGCTTGGTTTTCAAGGATCCAGCCTTTTGCGAATTCCCCATCTTGGATATCTTTCAATACTTTCTTCATTTCACCCTTAACCGTTTCATTTACAATACGAGGTCCGGATACAAAATCTCCCCACTGTGCTGTATCAGAAATAGAATAGCGCATGTTCTCTAGGCCGCCTTCGTACATTAAGTCAACAATTAGTTTCAATTCATGTAAACATTCAAAGTAGGCAACTTCCGGCTGATAACCAGCTTCTGTTAGTGTTTCAAACCCAGCTTTAACGAGTGACGTCACTCCTCCGCATAGTACGGCTTGTTCCCCGAATAAGTCAGTTTCGGTTTCTTCTTTAAATGTTGTTTCAAGGACACCTGCGCGTAAGGCTCCGATTCCTTTTGCATACGCAAGAGCTAATTCTTTCGCTTCACCTGTTACGTCCTGATGGATAGCGAACAGAGCGGGTACACCTGCTTCTTGTTCATATGTACGGCGAACGAGGTGACCAGGTCCTTTTGGTGCTACTAGTAGGACATCAACATCTGCCGGCGGAACGATTTGACTGAAATGAACATTGAAACCGTGAGCGAAAAGCAAGGCATTTCCTGCTTGGAGTCCAGGTTTAATATCTTGTTCATAGACCTTCGGTTGTGTTTCGTCTGGAAGAAGAATCATAATTACATCAGCTTGAGCCGCTGCATCTTCTACTGTATAAACGGTAAAGCCATCCGCTTTTGCTTGATCAAATGATTTTCCTTTTCTGATTCCGATAATAACGTCAACACCGCTGTCGCGTAAATTTTGAGCGTGAGCATGACCTTGTGAACCGTAGCCAATCACTGCTACTTGTTTGTTAGTGAAATAATTTTCGTTTGCATCTGAATTGTAATATACCTTTGCCATTATAAAATCTCTCCCTTTTTTATCATCATTTTATTTTTATTTAAATATTTAGTATTTTCAAACTATAGTTAAGCTTTTATTGCTCATACGCTGGGTTCCCCGCGGAAAAGCGGTGGTGCCGGTACGGGCTAATTCTTTAATGCCATATGGCTTCATTAATTCTATAAAAGCACCAATTTTTTCGGATTCACCCGTAATTTGAATGGTCAATGAGTCCTTACTGATGTCAATAACAGCGGCTCGAAACGGTTCAATTAAACTATTAATCTCCGCTCTATTTTGGCTCGTTGCCATTACCTTGATTAAGGCGAGCTCTCTCGATACGATCGATTGGTTTGAAATATCATTCACTTTTAAAATATCAATTTGTTTATTTAATTGTTTGGTCATCTGTTCAATCACATGTTCATTTTCAACATGTACGACGACAGTCATGCGTGATATTCCTTCTTGCTCGGATGGACCTACTGTCATGCTCTCGATGTTATAGTTCCTTTTTGTAAATAGATTGGTGATCCGGTTCAGCACACCCGGACGATTGTTTACCGTTAGGGTTATAATTCCTTTCATTGCTTGACTCCTTCCATTTCATGCAGCCCTTTTCCTGGAGAAACCATCGGATAGACGTTTTCTTCGGGCTCCACGTGAAGATCGAGTAGAACCGGTCCATTCATCGTGACTGCTTTTTCTATCAAATCAATTGCTTCTGACTCTGTTGTGGCTTTAAAGCCTGGAATTCCATATGCATCAGCAAGTTTCACAAAATCCGGCTGAGTCTGGAATGTGCTGTGTGAATACCGCTTCTCATGGAAAATTTCCTGCCATTGTCGAACCATTCCCAATGCATGATTATTAATAATCACAATTTTGATTGGCAGATTCATTTCTGCAATGACGGCCAGCTCTTGATTTGTCATTTGGAATCCGCCATCCCCAGATATGGAGATTACTATTTTTTCTGGTTCTGCAATTTGGGCGCCAATTGCTGCTGGCAATCCAAATCCCATTGTTCCAAGCCCACCCGATGTTACCCAGGCATGCGGCTTATTGAAAGGATAGTATTGTGCAGCCCACATTTGATGCTGCCCGACATCAGTGACCACAATGGCTTCTCCATTTGTGTACTGATGTAAAAGTTCAATTACTTTTTGCGGTTTTAAAGCCCCTGTATCATTTCGATAACATAAGGGAAAGTCTTTTTTCCAAGCGTTAATGGTTTCAATCCACTTCGTTACTTCTGGTTTTTTCCCGTCTTGTGCAATCAATTCTGTAAGTGCTTCTTTGGCATTGCCGACGATAGGAATCTTGGTTGGTACATTCTTACCAATTTCAGCAGGATCAATATCGATGTGTGCAACCGTCGCATACGGAGCAAAACACTTCAAGTTTCCTGTCAGCCGGTCATCAAATCTCGCTCCAATATTAATTAGTAAATCACAGGTTGATAAAGCCATATTTGCTGCATATGAACCGTGCATGCCGCCCATTCCAATAAATAAGGAATGATCTGCTGGATATCCACCCAATCCGAGTAAGGTATGCACGACCGGAATCCCCTGTTGCTGGGCATAGGTCTTTAATTCATCTGCACCCTTAGAATGGAGGACTCCCGCACCAGCAAGAATAACTGGCTTTTTCGAAGAGCTCACAGCTTCAACCAATTTTCTAATTTGAAGATGATTTGGCTGAACAGTTGGCTGATAGCCCGGTAAATCCATTTCTGGATCTTCATCTGCAAAGCCTGACAGGATGGCAATATCCTTTGGTATGTCAATTAAGACTGGACCCGGCCGGCCGCTGGACGCAATATGAAAGGCTTCTTTAACAATTCTAGGAATATCTTCTGTCTTTCTAACCTGATAATTATGTTTCGTTATAGGTGTCGTAATCCCGAGTACGTCCGCTTCTTGAAAAGCATCCGTACCAATGACACTTGTAGAAACTTGCCCAGTGAAAATGACGAGGGGAAGTGAGTCAATCATTGCATCGGTAATCCCCGTTACAACATTCGTTGCTCCTGGACCTGATGTTGCAATGACTACGCCTGGTTTACCAGTCACTCTGGCATAGCCTTCAGCTGCATGAATGGAGCCCTGCTCATGTCTGGTAAGAATATGAAAGAGACCTGAGCTGTAAAGCTTGT
This window encodes:
- the ilvC gene encoding ketol-acid reductoisomerase; this encodes MAKVYYNSDANENYFTNKQVAVIGYGSQGHAHAQNLRDSGVDVIIGIRKGKSFDQAKADGFTVYTVEDAAAQADVIMILLPDETQPKVYEQDIKPGLQAGNALLFAHGFNVHFSQIVPPADVDVLLVAPKGPGHLVRRTYEQEAGVPALFAIHQDVTGEAKELALAYAKGIGALRAGVLETTFKEETETDLFGEQAVLCGGVTSLVKAGFETLTEAGYQPEVAYFECLHELKLIVDLMYEGGLENMRYSISDTAQWGDFVSGPRIVNETVKGEMKKVLKDIQDGEFAKGWILENQANRPVFNAVNQRENQHPIEVVGRELRKMMPFVKQQQTKKEVVTVAKN
- the ilvN gene encoding acetolactate synthase small subunit — protein: MKGIITLTVNNRPGVLNRITNLFTKRNYNIESMTVGPSEQEGISRMTVVVHVENEHVIEQMTKQLNKQIDILKVNDISNQSIVSRELALIKVMATSQNRAEINSLIEPFRAAVIDISKDSLTIQITGESEKIGAFIELMKPYGIKELARTGTTAFPRGTQRMSNKSLTIV
- the ilvB gene encoding acetolactate synthase large subunit; the encoded protein is MTEKALLTNREKVKVEKSGADFLMDALKKQNVDVIFGYPGGAVLPIYDKLYSSGLFHILTRHEQGSIHAAEGYARVTGKPGVVIATSGPGATNVVTGITDAMIDSLPLVIFTGQVSTSVIGTDAFQEADVLGITTPITKHNYQVRKTEDIPRIVKEAFHIASSGRPGPVLIDIPKDIAILSGFADEDPEMDLPGYQPTVQPNHLQIRKLVEAVSSSKKPVILAGAGVLHSKGADELKTYAQQQGIPVVHTLLGLGGYPADHSLFIGMGGMHGSYAANMALSTCDLLINIGARFDDRLTGNLKCFAPYATVAHIDIDPAEIGKNVPTKIPIVGNAKEALTELIAQDGKKPEVTKWIETINAWKKDFPLCYRNDTGALKPQKVIELLHQYTNGEAIVVTDVGQHQMWAAQYYPFNKPHAWVTSGGLGTMGFGLPAAIGAQIAEPEKIVISISGDGGFQMTNQELAVIAEMNLPIKIVIINNHALGMVRQWQEIFHEKRYSHSTFQTQPDFVKLADAYGIPGFKATTESEAIDLIEKAVTMNGPVLLDLHVEPEENVYPMVSPGKGLHEMEGVKQ